The sequence ACATTTCATTTCGGTTCCAGAATGTTCCCGTGTTGCCATGGAACACGGCTGAAGTATACCCTTCCTGATCTAAAATTGCTGGAGCTGCCTGATAAGTATTAAGTCCTTTCGTTGTAAAAGCAGACCCTTGCGGCAATCCGTATAAAGAATTTTCAAGTATGAACTCTGCATCGGCTGTTTTACCTTGAGCCGTTTGATGGTAAAAATTATCAAAGTACATGGTGTTTCCTTCGCGTATTAACGAATTTAAAAAGGGTGTTACCTCTTCCCCATTAAGCTGATAATCCATTAAAAATGATTGCATGGATTCCAAATGTAAATAAATCACGTTCTTCCCTTTAGCCGCACCGAAATATTTTGGATTAGGCTCAGCATAATTAGATTGAGTGAAGTTAATCACTTCAGTGATATCATTACTGTCTGCCGTAACTCTTTGTGCGGAAGCTTTTGTACTTTGCACTGCATCATAAATGGTGTAGTTGTACATACCTAAATATTTAACAATATAATTACGGTCAAAACCTCTTGTTAGTAGTTGTGGTCGGTCTGCTTCAGCTAAAGCTAAGTTTAGACAAGAGATCCCTAAAGATAAAGAAATAATTGCCGTAGCAGTCCGTCGTTTCATATCTTTCATTTCAATTTTTATTTTTTTCGATAAGAGCAATCCAATGACCACAAAAATATCCACAAAAAATAATATGTCGTATGCATTTAAAAGCGATGGAACACTGGTACTTACATCGCCAAAGTTTTGTGTTTGAAAAATGGTAGGCAATGTTATAAAGTCATTAAAAAATCGATAATAAAGTACATTGGCATACAATAAAATGGTCAATACAAAATAAATGAGCATGAGCCAAGTATATTTCTTTCGGCCTTTAAATAAAAAGGCAAGCCCAAGAAAAAGCATGGAAGATCCTAGCGGATTTAATAATAGTAAGAATTGTTGCAAGGCACTTTCAATTCCTAAGTCAAATTGTGTAAATTGTATTAGATATGTCTTCATCCAAAGTAAAAATACAATTAATAAATAAAATCCAATAAATTTATTAAATATATTTTCCCCTTTATTTACCTGATTCATTTTAGTCCCACCTTCTAACGAACTATTATACACGGTTCTCTGTTGAATTTTCAAATATTTCGTGATAATCTCATAAACTATTATTAAACTTCATTGGCGAGAGTTAAAAGCCCTCTGAATGAAATTAAGCCTCCGGTGGATGCCTCTGACTTTTTAAATTAACTTATCAAGCGAGCTCGACGACGGACAGGACGTCCTAGTCAGGCGAAAGCCAGAGGATATGGCTTTTTAAAGTGTAATGAAAAATCCGGGCTGCAAATTCGGCAGGCGAATTTAATATATTTCCAATTTTGTGCAATTTACGATTATACGAATCTACATGTTTTTGCAGATTCTCATTATACTCCTTGATCGTAAAATGTCAAGATCTCAAAGAGCGTATGATTCTTACTATGTTTATAAAAGGTTGTCCTATATTTTATCTTAATATAGGTATGATTTCATGTATTGATAGTAATCTATAATGCTTTAATTGAAAAGAGGTCAAACATCCTCAATTCATTCGCAATCTTAAATAATTAGTAAATGATATGACGTTAAACAAGGTATTAAGTCATTATTTTTGGAAAGTATTATGATTTTCTCAAAACCATACAATTAAATTTTATAATTTATTATAAGGTATAAACGTTTATATATAAAATAAGTTTCAACTTTTTTTATAAACTTATCCCAATTCCCCACTAAATAAAGCGAAATCTGCATATCTATGAATATATAAACTTTAAATCTAAAATAAACATTGTGGGGGATTATATGAGCACTGAAGTTAATAATATTGGTTACTTTCACAACTTAAAAGAACGCAATATGAACTTTGAAGATGTTTTTGATCGGATTATTAAATTTATGAAGCTGTATCGCAATGGTAATTTCCGCCTAATGATCGGTACAGATTCCCAAGTCCATGATAAATATACTGTTTTCATAACAGGAATAGTTATCTTAAATGAAGGAAAAGGGGCTTGGGCATGTATTCATAAGGTCGTTATTCGAGAACGAATGAAACACTTACATGAAAGAATTTCAAAAGAAACCTCTTTAACCGAAGAAATTGTCTCCCTATTTAATGAAGAAAGAAAAAATATACTGATTAATATTGTTCTTCCTTATATTTATAAAGGGGCTAGCTTTACAATGGAAGGACATTTAGATATTGGTGCTGGAAATCGAAACAAAACAAGAATTTTTGTTGAGGAAATGATTTCAAGGATTGAATCAATGGGAGTTGAACCGAAAATAAAGCCAGACTCATTCGTAGCCTCTAGTTATGCCAATCGATTTACAAAATAATCATCAGTATCTCCACTTTTTTAATTAAACTTTCTTTGCGATAGTCATCATCTAAATATCGGTCCGATAAGGATAAAGGATAATAGATGTTGAAAAAATTAAAAACTCTGAAATAACATTTGTTTATTTATCAAGATATAAAGAATAAAAGGGCATCCAAAAGTCAGATGACATTCGGATACCCTTTCATCATATTAATTGATGTAATCGACTAACTTTTCTTTCGGTTCACCAAAAATTTCAACTTCCAGTCTACGTCCTGTTGGAGTTGCTGCTAAGCCGCCTTCTCCTGTTTCACGTAATGTTGTTGGAAGGGTTTGTCCGATGGCATACATTGCTCCAATTACTTCGTCACATGGAATTCGACTTGAAATACCAGCAAGTGCCATATCTGCCGCAGTTAATGCGTTAGATGCTCCCCCTGCATTCCGTTTTACACAAGGTACTTCAACTAAACCAGCAACAGGATCACAAACTAAGCCAAGCATATTTTTCAACGCTATTGCAAACGCTTCTGAACATTGTTGAGGTGTTCCTCCTGCCAATTCAACAATCCCTGCTGCTGCCATCCCTGCTGCTGAGCCGACCTCTGCCTGACAGCCACCTGCTGCACCTGAAATAAATGCATTATTGGCAACAACAAAGCCAAATGCTGCTGTTGTAAACAAGAATTCAATCATTTCTTGTCTCGTTGGATTTAGCTTTGATTGTACAGCGAACAATGTCCCTGGAACAACTCCAGCTGAACCAGCTGTAGGTGTCGCACAAATGGTACCCATTGCTGCGTTTACTTCATTTGTAGCCATTGCCTTACTTACAGCGTCTAATAATAGATCCCCAGATAGAGATTTCCCACTTTTTATATAGTTTTGTAAAAGGACGGAATCACCACCAGTTAGACCAGTATGAGATTTAACCCCTTTCAACCCTCGTTCAACAGCATTTTCCATAACGGTTAAATTTACGTCCATTTTCTTAATAACTTCTTCCCGTGTGAGACCTGTTACTTCGATCTCCTGACGGATCATAATTTCAGCAATTTTTACGTTATTTTGTTCAGCCATTGAAACCAGCTCTGCTACACTACGAAACATCACATTGCCCTCCTGATGTTGGATTTCTTTTCAGATGTACTATTTAAAATTAGTCAACGATGCGAATAACCCTTGTTACATTTTCAAGAGCTGTTAACTCTTCGATAACGGTTTCATTTATTTTTTCATCGACTTCAATAACCATAATAGCAGTTTCCCCTTTATCCTTTCGAGAAACTTCCATATGTCCTATGTTTATTTGATGTTTTGAGAATATGGTTGTTACAGAACTAATGATTCCAAAACGATCATTATGAAGAACCAATACAGCAGGTTCTCCCGACAATTTTAGTTTAAAACTATTAAGCTCAGTTATTTCAATTGAGCCCCCACCAATAGAAATACCAATTAATTCAAACTCACTGCCATTTTCATCGTACAAATTAATTTTAACGGTATTTGGATGTTCGGGTATAGCTGTTTCTTCTTTAAAAATAATTTCCATTCCAGATTGTTTCGCAATTTCTAATGCTTCTGGAAGCCGTTCATCAAAAGTATCAAAATCTAATAATCCTGCTGCAAGGGCAAGATCCGTTCCGTGTCCCTTATACGTTTTAGCAAAAGAACCATATAGTGAAATAATCGCCTTTTTCGGCTGCTTTTCAAATAAAGTTCGGGCCACTCGGCCAATTCGAGCTGCACCAGCTGTATGGGAACTAGAAGGCCCTATCATGACTGGTCCGATGATATCAAAAGCTGATCTGTATTTCATGACGATTCACCTATTTCCTAATAGAATTATATTTTGGTAGTGCTTTCACAAATTATTATACTAATAATTTGTTGTTGTCCTCAACTGTATTTTGAAGCCAAATAAATAATAACATATTCATGTTAGAATTAAAATCATTTATTAGATTTTTCTATAATTATTACAAGAAATAGAATAATTTTTAAATCAAATAATGAAAAAATGTACGAATACTCCTTACTTTTTAATCAGAAGACCAATTAATAATTTACCGTTTTAATCATTTTTAGTTTTCTAGAAAAAAGATAATCAAGCTGAGATTCAATAAAATCAGAAGAATGAAAAAGTTTTTTATTAGGGTCCAGCCCTCTTTAGCTAGAATCAAATAAGTTAACAGATCGACTGACCTTGATGTACCAAACCAGCACGATTCGTGTCTTGAATATTGAGTGCATCCGCCATTCCAAATGGCTGTGTAATAATCTAAATTAAATTTTACATAGTATGTTAGCATTTAGGTGAAAATACTTTATGATCATACAACGAAATGAGGGAACAAAGTGAAAGAGTTATTACAACAAGTGAAAATAGAACTAGAAAAGGCCTATGATTATCCAGAATCAACTGATTTAGATCGCAGTATAGAAACATTGGTGCAAGCGTTAGAGCAAAACGGAGATAAAGGTACGATGATTGAAAACGTTATTACGGCATTAACACAAGCTAGAAATGCAAAGGTCCAGCTACAGCAAGCTGGAGATGTATCATCATCAGCAGCCTTTGGGCAGGCATTCAATGCATTAGAACAAGCAATTGAATCTTATGAATAAGAAAAAACTCCGGAGACTTTCCGGGGTTTTTATAATATACAATTATAAAATATAGTAATTTTATTTAAATTGAAAAATTCATAGTATGGAGGTTTTACTTAATGGCTAGGGGCAATGTACAGTTAGCTTTAGAAACATTGGAGTTGCTTTATGATTTGGGTGATTGTCTCCTCATAAATTCCTGCATAAGCGGTGATATTGCTATTGCGTCGAATGAGTTATCCATGATTACCGCAATTCCATTATGGTAAAAGCTTTTTACGGCTTTTAAGCCCCCCAACTTGGCGAATAATGCCTGGTCAATCACTCGTAACCATATCAGTTTAGAAATATTCGTTATAAATCTAGGATTCATTTGAGATTTTTTATTAAAATTATTTTAGTGTAGAGAAAATATTAAGCCTTAAATTGACCTCCTTTGATCCCCCTTTGTTTCAATTTTAAAACATGCAAATAGTTGATTACTAATCCTAATGGGTTAAAATTGAGATACTACATAAATGAAACAGGGGTAATAAAATGGTAAAATTAATTGCTACTGATTTAGATGGAACCTTATTAAATGAACATAGTGAAGTAAGTGAAGAAAATGCGAATGCAATTAAAAAGGCAATGGATAAAGGGGTACAGTTCGTCGTAGCAACAGGGAGGTCTTTGTCAGCAGCGACAAAACCACTCCATAAGGTTGGTATTACCTGTCCAATTATTTGTTTAAACGGGGCAAATATTTATGATATAGAACGGAATCTTTTAAGAAGTATCCCAATGGATTTGGATTTATGTCGTGAAATTGTTAAGGCCTGCCCCACTGACGATATCTATTTAGAGTTTTATACAAACGATGGTGTCTATTCGGTGAGTCGAGAGTATTTTATTAAAGTTTTGATGGATATTGTAAAGTCGGCCAATCCAGATGCCACAGAAGAGGAACTTAGGGAGGCTGCCCATAATCGGATACAAAATGAGGATATTACTGTAATCAAAAGTAATGAGGATATTTTTACTTTCAAAGATCTTGTCATCTACAAAATTCTCGTATTTTCCTTAAAAAAGGAAGTCCTTTCTAGCCTTTATAAACGATTTGAGCATGAAACAAATCTAGCGGTAACGTCTTCAGGTGATATTAATCTAGAATTTAATCACCCTGATGCTCAGAAAGGCATTGCGTTGCAAATTTATTCGAGTTCACTGGGAATAAATATGAATGAAGTGATGGCACTAGGCGATAATTTCAACGATAAAGATATGCTGGAACGAGTCGGATATAGTGTTGCCATGGGCAATTCGCCTGATGAAATAAAGCGTTTATGCAAGTTTACGACAAAAACAAATGTGGAGTATGGGGTTGCGTATGCCATTGAGGAAATGTTAAAAGAGAATTTCAAATGATTTTAGAAAAGAGTTTAGCACTATGCTTTACTCTTTTTATCTGTTTTTTAGGGTTTTTAACAAATTAATATTTTTCGGGTTTTGTATATGAGAGAGTTGGAAAGGAAGTCGATGATGATTATCAAAAAAGTCGTCCTATTAGTCATCAGGCTGCTTACATAAAGCAAGGGGCTATTCGCCTGCTGTCAATGCCCTTCGTTATAGTACTTTCCTTTCGCTCAGGTAACAAATGACAGCAGTATTTTTGCGTTAAACACTCAATCTCTCAATAACCTTTTGAATAATCAACCAAATTAATAGAAGGCTTGTTTCCTGCTAGATATCCCTTTAAATTAGGGATGAAAATCTCTTCAATAACCCGTTGATTATAATATTCGGTAGAACCTGCGGTGTGCGGGGTGATGATTACATTATCCATATTCCATAGTGGGCTTTTTACATCAAGTGGCTCTTGTTCAAAAACGTCAAGTCCTGCGCCAGCAATTTCTCCTTCTTGTAAGGCTCTAACTAATTTTTCTTCATTAACAAGCGATCCTCGACCTACATTTATAAAAAAAGCGGTTGGTTTCATCTGTTTAAATTGTTCCTCGCTAAATAAATGGTATGTTTCTTTTGTTAAAGGTAAGGTAACGACAACATAATCACATTGTGGTAATACAAGATGCAACTGGTTAGGTGTGTACATTTCATCAACATGTTGAACAGGCAAACCAGAATATCGAACCCCCAAAACTTTCATTCCAAACGCTTTAGCGATTTTTGCTGTTTCTTTTCCAATTGCACCGACACCAATAATGCCAATTGTTTTCTTGTGAATCTCTTGTTTAATTCCTCCATGATGCCAAACTTTTGCTTGTTGATTTTTTACATATGTATTCAATTTTCTCGTTAGACTCAATAAATACGCAAAGATAGTTTCTGAAATGGGATACGCATGGACTCCATTAGCACTCGTTAACAGAATGTCGTTCTCGATAAATTGTTTAATTGGGAAATGATTAATTCCAGCACTTGAAGATTGAACCCATTTCAGATTAGCAAAAGTATCAAGTGAAAATTGATAGCCTACAATGATCTCGGCATCATTTATATGGGATCCTCCCCATACTTCTTTGTCTTTGCCAATAATTACTTCCCAATTAGGCACAATTTCTTCTATTTGGCGAACTAAATCTACATGTAAGTTTTTTGTAATTACTATTTTTCTTTTTGACACTTAGACCCTCCTAAACTAATGGATTTACAGCAATTATACATCAATTTCATAAAGGTTCCGTAAAGTTAGTCCATCTATTATAATATTTCCCTTGCCGTATCCATGTAGTGCATAGCCGAATTTAAATGTTGGTCTGATTTTGCTAGAAATGCGTTAGCATCATCCATCGTAAGGGCTAAGTTTTTTTGATTAGTAAGCAATTGTTTAATGACCTCATCTCGTTTTAAATGATGTTCCAAGCTGAGAAGAAATTGTGTTTTAGAAGCGGACAGATATTGTTGAATGGATTTGGGGAGTTGGTAGACGTAAGGGGCAGATTTAATTTGTTCCATTGCCTTTCCAGTTAAACGAATTCCATTGTCAATATTCCTTATATAAGCTTCAATCTCTGTTTCTTTGTTAAGAAGTTCCCGAATGGCTTTGTTTTTATTATAGTCGTCCACATAATTGTTATAGACAGTTAATAAATAAGCAAAGTAATCATCGACTTTTTGTTTCATTATAAGTTGATTTTCCTCTGTTTTCTTGTTTAAAAATTCTCTAGTGGGGGGATGATATACATCCTCTCTTTTAAAAAAACGTTTCAAAAAGTTCATTTAGTTACCTCCATGGATGTTTTACATTCTCCTTATTATTTCGACATAAACTTACAAACATCCTTTATATTCCAGGATATTAAATTGTCTGAACTGCACCCTGCCCGGCATTCGGATTAAATATATAATCTAAATACCAGAATGAGTGCAGTTCATTAACGTGAATTTCTAACCGTTATTTTAACAAATTTACTTTATTTTTTTTGCTTAAATGTTTTACAACAAGTTTCTGATGACTCATTCGCTTCTTCTGTTTTCCTTTCGAAACCTAACTCATTTGAGAACTCTGTGTCATACTTCGATGAATAATCCATATCAATTGTAATCTTATCGGCTCCACACACATTACCTTTAGCATGAAAAACACAATTGGACACAGAACATTTTACTTCAACGTTAGGCATTGTTTATCCTCTCCTTTCAGATATCGATCGGTTATTAGTTTTTACATTACGGATCACTTTATTTAAATCCTACAGCGAAAAATCTTTCCACGTTTACAAAAACTCATTAAAGTGAATAGTACAGTTGAATATAAAAAGATGCTCACAGGAATGAGCATCTTTTTATATCGCTGTTAAAAATTCAATTGTTTTTTCTTTGGCAAAATGAAAGGCATCAATTTCGGTGACCCGTTCTTTATAGGGTAATTTTTTATCCGATTCGAAATAATGGCGGAAAATTGGGTTGTGATCTTGCATGACGTGACGGAACTCGTGGAAAAGGGTTTCGATTAGAGAGATATGTTCGTCAAAACAGAAAATAAAAATGATGCCTAATTCTCTCCAATAAACTCCTGATTCATATCGTAAATATTCATTTTCTTCATCCCCTAATGCACTAATAATTTTATTAGCTTCAAGAGTTGAACAAAAAATAACAGGTGTATCATAAATAAAATCCATATGTTTAAAAATGGTCTTATATAGTGATTTAACATTCCAATTAAAATCATCATTTAGAACGTACCAATTTTTATAATGTTGATAAATTGTATGTTTTTGAAGAGCTTTCTTTAAATCCATCGACTCACCTTCACCACTTTCGTCAATTTCTTATAGATAATGCCCAAAAAGAAATTAATTATACGTAGGAGTTTTCTCGGACCATTTTATCAACGTTTATCACATATTTTGTCGGGTTTATTGATAACAAACATAAATGTTTTCCATGATAAAAAAAACGTAGAAAGATGCCGGAATTCGTTAAGGTTCTGCGACTTTTTTGAAAACTTTCTTCATTATATGATTGAGCTTTACTAAATTATGAAATAAACCGATAATTTTCTAATTAAATCCGAAGTTAATAAATTTGTTTTTGTTTATAAAACTAAAAAAGCCTTCTATAATAACGAAGGCTTTTAAGTAAATAGTTAGAAGTAATCAGAAAAATAAGGAGTTTGTCGTTCAATTAAATTCTCTAATATCTCTACAGTTTCTTGATCAGCAGTAAGGCGACCGATATCTGCTAAATAAGCAGGTCTTTTGTAGCTCAATAGCATGGTGGTCAGTGTTTGAATATCGAGAGAGGCAGTCGGTTGTTCATTACTTCGATGAAGAATCCCTTGACCAGATGGAGAAACTTGGAGTGAAAAAGTCCCCTGGTTCCAATCTAAAATAGGGTCGTGAAGCTGTAAGGTTAGCGTGAATTCTTTTCCAATATTTTTAAAAGGATATTGTTCAATAAATTGTTTTGCATCTACAATTCGTGCCATGTAATAAGGTGAAATTGTTTCTTTAATGTCCCCATCTTCTAACCAAAATGCTAGAGGTTCGTCCATATACGTACTGCCCACTACTTTTGTAACCATAGAAAAATGAGCACTAACAAAATTCCAAAGACCATTCCGTGCTTCTTGATTATTATAAACCATTTCTTTAATATGAAGAATATCTTCGGAAATCCAGTATAAAAGATAACCTTGAGGTTCGTGTGATGGATTATAGTAAACAGCTGCTGTTATATCATCCAAATCCCATCTCCAGTATTCATCCCAAGCCAGTTCATTTCGAATCATAGCCGCATGTTTTTTGCTGGAAAAAGTTTTGTATACAGCTTTAATATCGCGATGCTCTACATCTAAACGTTCAACATAACCTGAAACCTTTTTCGGTTTAGGAAATTGATAATCGCGAACCTCAAAGGTCATTTTATCGGAAATGATCTCCCAACCCCTTCGCCGGTAATAGGGAAAAGAATAAGGATATAAATAGGAAATTGATTGTTTTCGTTTTTGCATCTCAGCTAGGGCCTGTTGCATCAGTTTATTCATTAGTCCCATGTTTGCATATTCTGGATAAGTTCCAACTCCAGTTAGTCCCCCCATATCATAGATGCGTCCAAAGATATTGACTTTAAAAGGATAGACGGCTACTTGGGATATAAGTTTGTCTCCATCAAACCAACCGAGGACATCAGCCTGTTCTAACACTGGTAGTTTAGCTAATGCAATTTCGCGCTCTTCCCAGCCAACCATTAATAAATCTTTATTTGTTACTTGAAAAACATATCGTAATAATTGATTGAATTGCTGTAAATGTTTTGTTCCAACTTTCCTCATCTTGAGTCTCTCTAAACGACTCATACATATTCCCTCCAAATCTTTTCATACACTACATTTTATAATTATATAAAATATTTCATATTTCCCTCAATATTTAAAATAATTATTTTCTCTTTTTTCCAATATAATAGCCAACGAGAAAAATCAAAAAGCTGTAGCCCAAAAATATTAGGACCGGAGATAAAGTTTGTTTATGATTACTCCAGATCGATTGGTAATAACTAAGCAGCGCTTTTTCGGTTATTAAGTAATAATGAAAAACGACGACTCCAACAAAGAACAACATAATTGCAAACCGAAATAAATGAGACCATTCCACTTCTATTCTTTTTGTTCGTTTGCCGACTTTTTTTGTTGGTTTTGTTTTTTCACGTTTATATATTTGAGATTCGTCTGCTAGCATCTTTCTTTTTGACATGTTAAACACCTTCCATATTCTTTGTTCCAATTTATACTTTTCACGATATATAGAGTATTCTCCTGCTGAAATTGAAAAAAAAGGCTGCAAACAGCAGCCTTCGAGTTGTCTTTTGTTATTATCAGGGTTAAGGGACAGTAAGAAATGAACTTCATTTACTAATTTTTAAAGCTGATAATATTCCTTTTGGTATATATCATATAGAAACCCTTCGAACTTATTTTCTAATACATCTTCTAAGACAAGGAGTTCCTCCGTTGAATATCTGGATTGATACATAAGCCCATCTATATTAGAAAAAGGGATTCCCTCCCAACCATTGATGTGCTTGACTTCCATTGCCTTTACAAGGTGAATGATATCACTAATAATTTGCCATCTTAATGATTTCCTATGGTTTTGAACTGTTTGATCAGTAGGTTTTTTACTTTTTAACACATGTTCAACCGTTATCATAGTAGATAACTTCCCTTCTATCCACAAAAAGGTATGTGCGTTTATTCACAAAAGTGCAAACAAGAATAAACTAAATCTCTAGAGCTGCTTATCAATATGTGGTTATTTATATAAATTAAACCATCTATTAGTCTCCTTTTCAAGGTCTGAAAAACGAAGTTTTATGAATTTTAGTTGAACTTTTGCTGTTCATATAAAAAACACCATGTGCTTTGCACATGGTGTTTTTTGGAATACTCTTTATTTAGATAAAACAGCTTTTGCTTCTTTTTGTTGCATTAACTTTAGAAGATCTAAGAAATTATCATCCCTTGTTCGGATAGCTTCTTCACCGTGATCATCATATTTATAGAATCCTTGATTCGATCGAATACCCAGTTCATCCTTTTCAACCATTTCATTTAAGAATCCTGGTACTTCTCTTGTGTTAGAAAGATCCTTCATTATGTTACCGACCATTGCTTTTGTAGTATGAAGTCCTGCTAAGTCTTGGCTTTCTAACGGACCACAAAATGCCCATTTAAAGCCCATACTGCCTTTGACAGCAATATCAATATCTTCTGCCGTACAAATTCCCTGTTCAATTAAATTGAAACATTCGCGGAGAAATGCAACTTGAACACGGTTTACAATAAACCCAGTGATTTCCTTTTTAAGAACCACAGGTGATTTACCCGATTCTTTTAATAAGTCGTAAGCTGCCTGGACTACACTGTCATCAGTTTTCTCAAAGCGAGCAATCTCAACAATTGGTACAATTTGTGGCGGATTGAAATAATGAGTAATGATAAACCTTTCCGGATGCTTTGCTTTTTGGGTTAATTCTGCCAATGGAAAAGTTGATGTATTTGAAGCAATTATCGTTTTTTCAGAGACAACGCTTTCAATAATTTCATATGTAGCTAATTTGGTTTCAAGTACTTCTGGAATGGACTCAAGGATAAACTCAGTGCCCTCGATCGCTTCACGTAAATCTGTTGTATACGTAATATTAGCTAACGTTTGGTCCATCTTCTCTTGAGTGATCATTTCCTTTTCAACCATAATTTCTAAACTATTTGTAATAAGTTCTCTGGCATTTTCTAAAGATGACTCTCGTCTAGCCTGAATTCTTACCTTTTTTCCTGCTTGGGCAAATAATTGTGCAGCTCCATGCCCCATGATTCCTGCTCCTAGAACGGTGATGTTTTGCATTTCTATACCCCTTTTCTTCATTGTTGTTTCACATGCTTCAAATGGTTGTCATCATGTTTTTATAATATTTGTTTTTTTCAGTATAACATTTTTTTTTTGAAAAGATTGTAATTTAGATTACAATTTAATGAACGTTTATCAAAAACAATAAAAAAAGGCAGCGGAGATCGCTACCTTTAAAATTTCTATTGTAAAAGTTTCATCATTGCAATTAATTACATGAGAACATATTTTAATTCTCTTATTAGACTTTGCTTCTCTTTCATCCTCAAACTAAAAATTGTAATTTTTATCATCCTGATAATAGAAGTTTAAACCAATCGATCTTATACTTGTCATTTTAGTCCACTCTTAAGATGATATCTATAGTTTTTACCCTAGATGTTTAAAGTTATATAGGAATTAATTAAAAGGTTAATTGCTAGTCTGGGGTAAGAATTATTTCATCAAAATGTGTAATTAGCACACAGTGTTGTTTGAATGTTATGTTGAATAATAAATAAAAAGTTACGGATTTGTTTTCGCAACTTTACCGCCTAGGAATCAAACCCAGCAAACCTGGCATGCAGATCTCGGACGGTTATGAAAAGTTCCATTGCAGTCTACCCTTAAGTAAGTATTTTTAGCAACAGCTATATTTTAGTAAACATATAGTAAATAATTGTAGGGTAATTGCTAGTATGGGGGTAAGAGTTAATTTTTATTAATTGTGTATTTAGCACATAATGTTATTTGAATGTGGTATTGAAATATAAATAAAAAAGTTGCGGATTTGTTTTCGCAACTTTAGGAGTTTTTTATGTAATTTGGCGGGACCGCCTAGGAATCAAACCCAGCAAACCTGGCATGCAGATCTCGGACGGTTATGAAAAGTTCCATTGCAGTCTACCCTTAAGTAAGTATTTTTAGCGACAGC is a genomic window of Niallia sp. XMNu-256 containing:
- a CDS encoding 3-hydroxyacyl-CoA dehydrogenase family protein, whose product is MQNITVLGAGIMGHGAAQLFAQAGKKVRIQARRESSLENARELITNSLEIMVEKEMITQEKMDQTLANITYTTDLREAIEGTEFILESIPEVLETKLATYEIIESVVSEKTIIASNTSTFPLAELTQKAKHPERFIITHYFNPPQIVPIVEIARFEKTDDSVVQAAYDLLKESGKSPVVLKKEITGFIVNRVQVAFLRECFNLIEQGICTAEDIDIAVKGSMGFKWAFCGPLESQDLAGLHTTKAMVGNIMKDLSNTREVPGFLNEMVEKDELGIRSNQGFYKYDDHGEEAIRTRDDNFLDLLKLMQQKEAKAVLSK
- a CDS encoding DUF1540 domain-containing protein, whose amino-acid sequence is MPNVEVKCSVSNCVFHAKGNVCGADKITIDMDYSSKYDTEFSNELGFERKTEEANESSETCCKTFKQKK
- a CDS encoding GNAT family N-acetyltransferase; this translates as MSRLERLKMRKVGTKHLQQFNQLLRYVFQVTNKDLLMVGWEEREIALAKLPVLEQADVLGWFDGDKLISQVAVYPFKVNIFGRIYDMGGLTGVGTYPEYANMGLMNKLMQQALAEMQKRKQSISYLYPYSFPYYRRRGWEIISDKMTFEVRDYQFPKPKKVSGYVERLDVEHRDIKAVYKTFSSKKHAAMIRNELAWDEYWRWDLDDITAAVYYNPSHEPQGYLLYWISEDILHIKEMVYNNQEARNGLWNFVSAHFSMVTKVVGSTYMDEPLAFWLEDGDIKETISPYYMARIVDAKQFIEQYPFKNIGKEFTLTLQLHDPILDWNQGTFSLQVSPSGQGILHRSNEQPTASLDIQTLTTMLLSYKRPAYLADIGRLTADQETVEILENLIERQTPYFSDYF
- a CDS encoding DUF3920 family protein, producing MDLKKALQKHTIYQHYKNWYVLNDDFNWNVKSLYKTIFKHMDFIYDTPVIFCSTLEANKIISALGDEENEYLRYESGVYWRELGIIFIFCFDEHISLIETLFHEFRHVMQDHNPIFRHYFESDKKLPYKERVTEIDAFHFAKEKTIEFLTAI